From Rutidosis leptorrhynchoides isolate AG116_Rl617_1_P2 chromosome 3, CSIRO_AGI_Rlap_v1, whole genome shotgun sequence, a single genomic window includes:
- the LOC139900180 gene encoding TMV resistance protein N-like has protein sequence MNKFVTSTSSNHFQLKKACRYDVFLSFRGSNTRKNFTDHLLKCLKQNGYHTFHDSILNRGQYIDSELLKAIEESRMSIILFSKNHADSKWCLDELVKIMFCRRVESWRKALEDAGKLSGLHLQNDANGYEAKLNSKAVVFLTISGIQRNPLCQNKLLSDLKIDKTPNINNVHRATEEIRQVLMSQRVLVVLDDISNFEQLEMLAIDPHFFCPGSRIIITTRDKASVGSLKINDVYSPKILNENDSKRLFSLYAFGNDHPDKGYEGLTAEVVQYAGGIPLVLKTIGSSSYNLSKSEWQDNLRKLKKVPNDDVQGKLKVSFDSLGYEEKETFLNICCFFIGMEKDLMVNVMEDSNCFPEIDIKTLVNRALVSIDGGVLSMHNLIRDMGREIVRQQSIKEPGRRSRLWNHDDISDVFKQCSTVQGTSAVESVFHVNYSNFVPLEPVNMEAFENMANLRMLWLHHLRLYGKYNQMMHAFKKLKYLRWHGFPMDYMPSKLIMKNVVVMDMQHSRLKKLWETAMNLDKLRFLNLSDSCFLTETPDFSGMKNLEKLLLARCSKLVKLHSSVTCLDKLHILDLSYCVKLERAPNLRCILQLKSLEELYIYHCPKLEQFKKNTCVPQYGTRAPLTKLSLVECNLSMVPSEIERLRTLVTLELHENNFSSLPTLRNLIHLKQLTLSYCVELQSIPDLPQKIVMLIAVNCISLKSLPTNMLKLRCLDELRLSGCKKLGSEDPNFLMKLTGLGSLSFLELCSCNVAHVPIEIGNLVSLNFLNLGGNNFSSLPSSLGHLHHLLDLDLSDCSALHTVPLLPKNLRSFKATNCVSLNNMPSNISELKSLRELNLDGCSKLGQEDPFCFVKLEGLSNLVYLNMTNCNLSHIPSEIEGLESLKQLHLSDSIFSSLPASLCNLQNLKEIELNGCALLRSFPVLPPDFTVLKADNCRSLEMLPFKSFFLHSSGQELRFSHCPEWVGNNYARSFKRYILQFHQELFQFQQVWPIIPEIRVSLNGTEIPDWCTYQGRGRFLSFVVPMDLDKKFSGWIYCAIAPNCKDDECILKRKVVNKTKGRTDYVGTTLRGYGPMFIAFVPHLIDLIPRLTFLVEGADELVLGFELECKNNWEVQECGLCLIYERDISIHELNSQVVVQYTPSTLRQHLHHMVYEEKWEDFRETYLMYLNSKADDDDDDDDDDDDDDDDADAGSHTYDHVGMDHVSRDACGGDGEGIGENRGGAEDDGAGYDRLNGIPSDGGPWYLLRPEELGDWLHDHWGSETKFF, from the exons ATGAATAAATTTGTGACATCAACTTCATCAAATCACTTCCAATTAAAAAAAGCATGTCGATATGATGTGTTCTTGAGCTTCAGAGGATCGAATACAAGAAAGAATTTCACAGACCACCTGTTGAAATGTTTGAAGCAGAATGGATATCACACGTTTCATGACAGTATACTCAATCGGGGGCAATATATTGATTCTGAGCTGCTTAAAGCGATTGAGGAATCGAGGATGTCTATCATATTATTCTCAAAAAACCATGCAGATTCCAAATGGTGCCTTGATGAGCTGGTAAAGATCATGTTTTGCCGAAG AGTTGAGAGTTGGAGGAAGGCTCTAGAAGATGCTGGCAAATTGTCAGGTCTACACTTGCAAAATGATGCCAATGG GTATGAAGCGAAGTTG AATTCGAAAGCAGTAGTTTTCTTGACGATATCAGGGATTCAGAGAAATCCACTTTGCCAGAATAAGCTTCTTTCGGATCTCAAGATTGATAAAACTCCAAATATAAATAATGTTCATCGTGCAACTGAGGAGATTCGACAGGTTTTAATGTCTCAAAGGGTTCTTGTTGTTCTTGATGACATTAGTAACTTTGAGCAGTTGGAAATGTTAGCGATTGATCCTCATTTCTTTTGCCCAGGAAGccgaataataataacaaccagagATAAAGCTTCGGTAGGCTCTCTAAAGATAAATGATGTTTATTCTCCAAAAATTCTGAACGAAAACGATTCTAAGAGACTATTCAGTTTATATGCTTTTGGAAATGATCATCCTGATAAAGGCTATGAGGGGCTCACAGCGGAGGTAGTCCAATATGCTGGCGGGATTCCGCTAGTTCTTAAGACTATCGGTTCCTCTAGCTACAATTTGAGCAAGTCTGAATGGCAAGATAATCTTAGAAAACTAAAAAAAGTTCCCAATGATGATGTCCAGGGAAAACTTAAAGTAAGTTTTGATTCACTTGGTTATGAAGAAAAAGAAACATTTCTAAACATATGTTGTTTCTTCATTGGGATGGAGAAAGATTTGATGGTCAATGTAATGGAAGACTCCAATTGCTTTCCCGAAATCGATATCAAGACACTAGTTAATCGAGCTCTTGTAAGCATTGATGGTGGAGTGTTATCGATGCATAATCTAATTAGAGACATGGGTAGAGAAATTGTGCGACAACAATCAATTAAGGAGCCTGGAAGACGAAGCAGACTGTGGAATCATGACGACATTTCTGACGTATTTAAACAATGTTCG ACTGTCCAGGGTACATCAGCTGTTGAAAGCGTCTTCCATGTCAATTACAGTAATTTCGTACCCCTTGAACCTGTGAATATGGAGGCATTTGAAAATATGGCAAACCTGAGAATGCTTTGGCTTCATCATCTACGGCTTTATGGAAAATATAATCAGATGATGCATGCTTTTAAGAAGCTGAAATATTTGCGGTGGCATGGATTCCCTATGGATTACATGCCTTCCAAGTTGATTATGAAAAATGTAGTTGTTATGGACATGCAACATAGCAGACTGAAGAAATTATGGGAAACAGCCATG AACCTGGATAAACTGCGATTCCTCAATCTCAGTGATTCCTGCTTTTTAACCGAAACTCCCGACTTCTCGggaatgaaaaatcttgaaaagctgTTACTTGCGCGGTGCTCAAAATTAGTTAAGTTACATAGCTCTGTTACATGTCTTGACAAACTCCATATTTTGGATTTAAGTTATTGTGTAAAATTGGAAAGGGCACCCAACTTAAGATGTATATTACAATTAAAATCTCTTGAAGAACTTTACATCTATCACTGTCCCAAGCTCGAACAGTTCAAAAAAAATACTTGTGTTCCACAGTATGGAACACGAGCCCCTTTGACCAAGCTATCTTTGGTCGAATGTAACTTGTCGATGGTCCCTTCTGAAATTGAAAGACTAAGGACACTAGTAACATTAGAACTCCATGAAAACAACTTCTCAAGCCTTCCAACTCTCAGAAACCTTATTCACTTGAAGCAGCTCACACTTTCATATTGTGTTGAGCTGCAGTCAATTCCAGATCTTCCACAAAAGATAGTGATGTTAATTGCAGTAAACTGCATAAGCCTAAAGAGTCTTCCAACAAATATGTTAAAGTTACGTTGTCTTGATGAACTAAGACTGAGTGGTTGCAAGAAACTTGGATCTGAAGATCCAAATTTTCTCATGAAACTGACAGGATTAGGTAGCCTTAGTTTTCTAGAACTGTGCAGCTGCAATGTAGCCCATGTTCCCATTGAGATTGGTAACTTAGTGTCATTGAATTTCTTAAATCTTGGTGGAAACAATTTCTCTAGTCTACCTAGTAGCCTCGGCCACCTTCACCACTTATTGGATCTGGATTTGTCAGATTGCAGCGCGCTCCACACAGTTCCATTGCTTCCAAAAAATTTGAGAAGTTTTAAAGCAACCAACTGCGTAAGCCTGAACAACATGCCTTCAAACATCTCGGAGTTAAAATCACTCCGAGAGTTGAACCTCGACGGTTGCTCCAAACTTGGACAAGAAGATCCTTTTTGCTTTGTTAAACTGGAAGGATTAAGCAACCTTGTTTACTTAAACATGACAAATTGCAATTTGTCTCATATACCTTCTGAGATTGAGGGTCTAGAATCACTGAAGCAGCTGCATCTTTCAGATAGCATTTTTTCTAGCCTCCCTGCTAGCCTATGCAACCTTCAAAACCTGAAAGAAATTGAGTTGAACGGTTGTGCGCTGTTGAGGTCATTTCCAGTTCTACCGCCAGATTTTACCGTGCTCAAGGCAGACAACTGTAGGTCACTTGAAATGCTACCATTCAAGTCATTCTTTCTCCATAGCTCGGGTCAGGAGTTAAGGTTCTCTCATTGTCCTGAGTGGGTAGGCAATAATTATGCCCGTAGTTTCAAAAGATACATCCTTCAGTTTCATCAAGAGCTCTTCCAGTTCCAGCAG GTTTGGCCTATCATTCCCGAAATTAGGGTCTCACTCAATGGAACTGAGATCCCTGATTGGTGCACTTATCAAGGCCGTGGTAGATTTTTGTCATTTGTGGTGCCCATGGACTTGGATAAGAAATTCAGTGGCTGGATATACTGTGCTATTGCTCCTAATTGTAAAGACGATGAATGCATATTGAAACGTAAAGTGGTTAATAAAACCAAAGGGCGGACTGATTACGTTGGTACAACCTTACGTGGTTACGGCCCTATGTTTATTGCATTTGTGCCACATCTTATTGACTTGATTCCTCGTCTAACATTTTTGGTAGAAGGAGCTGATGAATTGGTGCTTGGATTTGAATTAGAATGTAAGAATAACTGGGAGGTACAGGAATGTGGGCTATGTCTAATTTACGAGCGAGATATTTCGATTCACGAATTAAATAGTCAAGTAGTAGTTCAATACACACCTTCTACTTTGCGTCAACATCTGCACCACATGGTTTATGAGGAGAAGTGGGAGGACTTTCGTGAGACATATCTAATGTACTTAAATTCAAAggccgatgatgatgatgatgatgatgatgatgatgacgacgatgatgatgatgctgatgcTGGTAGTCATACTTATGATCATGTTGGCATGGATCATGTTAGTAGGGACGCTTGTGGAGGTGATGGTGAAGGTATTGGTGAGAATCGTGGTGGTGCAGAGGATGATGGTGCTGGCTATGATCGCCTGAATGGTATACCAAGTGACGGGGGGCCATGGTACCTTTTGAGGCCAGAAGAACTTGGAGACTGGTTGCATGACCATTGGGGATCTGAAACAAAGTTTTTCTAG